Within the Gossypium raimondii isolate GPD5lz chromosome 12, ASM2569854v1, whole genome shotgun sequence genome, the region ACTCGCCACAAGTCCATTTCAGCATCGAACGTCTTCTCTTTTAGGAGCTTACGAAGATCCATCCATATGAACAATCCAGCATTGCTCTTCAACGAACCGATACCGACTTGAGAAAGACTCAAAGTGAAATACTTGTGCCTTTTGAACAACTGCTCCTTGCTCTCCACAATGAAACTGTCCACAAAATCATCATCGGACAGCATCGTCGCGATTAAATGCTGAGTTTGCGAAGACACCAGTCCAAAGCTAGACATTTTCCGAGCACAGCTCACCACTGCATCGTTGTACGAGTATACTATGCCGACTCTGAAACCAGGGAACCCCATGTCCTTAGAAAGACTATACACAATGTGGATGAGATCACGATTACACTCCACTTCCTCAATAATCTCCGATATACTAACGAACTCGGGTTCCATGAAAACTGTGGCAGCATATATCTCATCACCGATTAAGTGTATGTTCTTTTCGTTTATGAACTTTACAATACCCTTCAATGTGTCTCGATCCAAGATAGTACCTAAAGGATTTGATGGATTGGTTATGAGCAAACCCTTGACTCTCAAGTTAGCTTCTTTTGCCTTTTCATATGCAGCTTCCAAGGCAGCTCTAGTGATCTTGAAATTATTGGAACTTTCACAAACGACAGGAACAAGTTCAACCCCTGTTCTCCACCTCAAGTCACGATCAAATCTGCAAATCAATGGTGAATATTTGAGTAATCAAAAGTTGGCAAGAACTGTTCAAATTATTGTCCACCATCCTTGAAGGTTCTAAAGTTTTCTATAACTATTGAAGAGTAACTCTGTACTTGATAATTATACAGGTCCTTTCAATGAATAAATACACACAGATGGGCCAATAGCTATAAAGTCTATGATATTAAAACAAAGAGACAACGTCGCTTTCAATGAATCCCATCCGTGgaatatggatagaaaattagaagaaaaaaaaaaacttggatGTCaagatttttcttcttcagttGCATCGTCACATTTGACGTTATTGCTATGTTgactatgattttttttttctatcaatGATCTTagtcataatttaattatttattagtaaTTCCTCCACCTTCTTCCTTACTTTCCGCGTGTGTCTGGGTTAGGGACAAAggtgaaaaaaattcaaaacccaaattaaacGATCCAAAGGAAAAccccaaaatgaaaatgtgaaaaaatgaTGCATTACCCTGGATAATAAGGAGTGGGAACCAGAAAAGCTTCACCGGGATCAGCCAAGCAAAAAGCAACCATCTCATGAGCTCCGGTGGCTCCACCGCTCATAACAATGCGGTCTGGGTCAAATTTCACTCGACCACCCCTCACTTTCCCCATAAATTTTGCAACAGCCTCTCTGAACTCAGGCATCCCATGATAGTCTTGGAACAGAGCCGTCTCCTCGAATTTGTTCACACCTTCTGCACTGCACAGAGACGCTTCTGGATGTTCCATGACCCacttttttataaagttaaagcAAAGCTGCAGAGATTAATAGCAAAGAAACCATCAGTATCTCCATAGATAAGATAAGCAGTCATGTTactgtaaaattcatggaaggGAGGGGAGGGGGTCTTTAACTCTTTATAGTTACCTGATTCTCAGCTAGACCCATCTGAATGACACCATCAGGTCTATCAATGGGATGAAAAGGGTTGGTCTCATATGCCTTCCATCCATCGAAATAAGGTGAGTCTTCACCATGACCATTACCAgttgcaatcttagatatggccaccattttttttttctataaagaaaataaattagctTTGGTAGTTTACAGAGAAAGAATAGATTTAGCTTTGGTGATgtaaacaagaaattaaaataaatgaagagaaagaaagaaagaatag harbors:
- the LOC105765261 gene encoding 1-aminocyclopropane-1-carboxylate synthase gives rise to the protein MVAISKIATGNGHGEDSPYFDGWKAYETNPFHPIDRPDGVIQMGLAENQLCFNFIKKWVMEHPEASLCSAEGVNKFEETALFQDYHGMPEFREAVAKFMGKVRGGRVKFDPDRIVMSGGATGAHEMVAFCLADPGEAFLVPTPYYPGFDRDLRWRTGVELVPVVCESSNNFKITRAALEAAYEKAKEANLRVKGLLITNPSNPLGTILDRDTLKGIVKFINEKNIHLIGDEIYAATVFMEPEFVSISEIIEEVECNRDLIHIVYSLSKDMGFPGFRVGIVYSYNDAVVSCARKMSSFGLVSSQTQHLIATMLSDDDFVDSFIVESKEQLFKRHKYFTLSLSQVGIGSLKSNAGLFIWMDLRKLLKEKTFDAEMDLWRVIINEVKLNVSPGSSFHCDEPGWFRVCFANMDDNTMEVALLRITTFMHKHNEAMVPRKLCRRASLKLSLSRRRDDFMSQNMMSPHSPIPQSPLVRART